Proteins encoded together in one Proteiniborus ethanoligenes window:
- a CDS encoding S66 peptidase family protein, translated as MIRPKPLKKGDTIGLVGTSSPTPPERIKPAIEAMEALGLNVVLGESCYATHGYLSGKDELRARDINMMFQNPSISGVFSIRGGYGSARILSLLDFQMIKSNPKIFAGYSDVTSLHIAFNQICNMVTFHSPMPSTELYNNVDSYTMDSYIDNIFSENPLGLIKNPEGIELKTLVKGEGEGILIGGNLSLLAASIGTKYEIDTKGKILFIEEVDEEPYRIDRMLLQLKEAGKLKDAEGIILGAWTNCTSKEPEKSLSLMEIFKELIAPENKPTIYNFKCGHCLPTATLPLGSRARIDGEKTSIYVID; from the coding sequence ATGATAAGACCAAAGCCGTTAAAAAAAGGAGACACTATAGGCTTAGTAGGTACCTCTAGCCCCACACCACCTGAAAGAATAAAGCCCGCCATAGAGGCCATGGAAGCTCTGGGCTTAAATGTAGTTCTTGGAGAAAGCTGTTATGCTACCCATGGCTATCTTTCTGGAAAGGATGAACTAAGAGCTAGAGATATAAATATGATGTTTCAAAATCCGTCAATATCTGGAGTATTTAGTATTAGAGGTGGATATGGTTCAGCTAGAATACTCTCTTTATTAGACTTCCAAATGATAAAATCAAATCCAAAGATTTTTGCAGGCTATAGCGATGTAACTTCACTTCATATAGCATTTAATCAAATCTGTAATATGGTCACTTTTCATTCACCAATGCCTTCAACAGAGCTATATAATAACGTAGATAGCTATACCATGGATTCTTATATTGATAATATTTTTAGTGAAAATCCCTTAGGACTTATAAAAAATCCAGAAGGTATAGAGCTTAAGACCCTAGTTAAAGGAGAGGGTGAGGGAATATTAATTGGAGGCAATTTATCATTACTTGCAGCATCAATAGGCACAAAATACGAAATTGATACTAAGGGGAAGATTTTATTCATAGAGGAAGTCGATGAAGAGCCTTATAGAATAGATAGGATGCTGCTACAGCTTAAGGAGGCTGGGAAGCTAAAGGATGCGGAAGGAATAATTTTAGGAGCATGGACAAATTGTACTTCAAAGGAGCCTGAAAAGAGCTTATCCCTAATGGAAATATTTAAAGAGCTAATAGCTCCTGAGAACAAGCCAACTATTTACAATTTTAAATGCGGTCATTGCCTACCTACTGCAACTTTACCCTTAGGCAG